A stretch of uncultured Methanobrevibacter sp. DNA encodes these proteins:
- a CDS encoding 50S ribosomal protein L18, translating to MAQGTNYKVAFRRRREGKTDYAARLKLVDYDKSRLVVRVSNSHATVQVINYAPEGDITVASAVSKQLAKYGYLGSTGNLSSFYLTAYLCAKRALANGVESAILDIGLKSPIKGSKVFAALKGAVDAGLDVPHGDFIFPEDERIRGEHIANYAESLDDDEVNKKFSKYFERGLNPVDLPENFDETIKNIDEAEE from the coding sequence ATGGCACAAGGAACTAATTATAAAGTAGCATTCAGAAGAAGAAGAGAAGGAAAAACTGATTATGCAGCTAGATTAAAATTAGTCGACTATGACAAATCTCGTTTAGTTGTTAGAGTTTCAAATTCTCATGCAACTGTTCAAGTAATCAATTATGCTCCTGAAGGAGACATCACTGTTGCTTCTGCTGTAAGTAAACAATTAGCTAAATATGGATATTTGGGAAGCACAGGTAATCTTTCATCTTTCTACTTAACCGCATATCTTTGTGCTAAAAGAGCATTAGCAAACGGTGTAGAAAGTGCAATTTTAGACATTGGTTTAAAATCACCAATCAAAGGATCTAAAGTATTCGCTGCTCTTAAAGGTGCAGTTGATGCTGGTTTAGATGTTCCTCACGGAGATTTCATTTTCCCAGAAGATGAACGTATCAGAGGAGAACATATTGCTAATTACGCTGAATCTTTAGATGATGACGAAGTTAATAAAAAATTCTCAAAGTATTTCGAAAGAGGTCTCAATCCTGTAGATTTACCAGAAAACTTTGATGAAACTATTAAGAATATTGATGAGGCAGAGGAATAA
- a CDS encoding 50S ribosomal protein L19e gives MNLTTQKRLAASILKVGLNRVWIDPERLEEVSMAITREGVKQLINDGAIKAKPQKGISSYRSKKIKEQKAKGKRKGRGSVKGAKKARTPKKKAWMTTIRALRKDLKEMRDEEVIDATTYRKLYKMAKGGAFRSKSYMRNYARDHDLIKGEE, from the coding sequence ATGAATCTTACAACTCAAAAAAGATTAGCTGCTAGTATACTCAAAGTAGGTCTTAATCGTGTATGGATTGATCCAGAAAGATTAGAAGAAGTATCTATGGCAATTACTAGAGAAGGTGTAAAGCAGTTAATTAATGATGGAGCTATTAAAGCAAAACCTCAAAAAGGTATTAGTAGCTACAGATCTAAAAAAATTAAAGAACAAAAAGCAAAAGGTAAAAGAAAAGGTAGAGGTAGCGTAAAAGGGGCTAAAAAAGCACGTACTCCTAAGAAAAAAGCATGGATGACTACTATCAGGGCTTTAAGAAAAGACCTTAAAGAAATGCGTGATGAAGAAGTAATTGATGCTACTACCTATCGTAAATTATACAAAATGGCTAAGGGTGGCGCATTTAGAAGTAAATCTTACATGAGAAACTACGCCCGTGACCATGATTTAATTAAAGGAGAGGAATAA
- a CDS encoding 50S ribosomal protein L32e: MANKRFKRQEYARYKKLGIKWRRPRGKTSKMRRYEAGKPDMPAIGYRTPRAIRDLHPSGYNDVLVHNMQELEDLDPASDAARISASIGKRKKALMLEKASELGIKVLNK; this comes from the coding sequence ATGGCTAACAAAAGATTTAAAAGACAAGAATATGCTCGTTATAAAAAACTTGGAATCAAATGGAGACGCCCTAGAGGTAAAACCAGTAAAATGAGAAGATATGAAGCAGGTAAACCTGACATGCCAGCTATTGGTTACAGAACCCCTAGAGCAATAAGGGACTTACACCCTTCAGGATATAATGATGTTCTTGTTCACAATATGCAAGAATTAGAAGACTTAGATCCAGCATCAGATGCTGCAAGAATAAGTGCTTCTATCGGTAAAAGGAAAAAAGCTTTGATGTTAGAAAAAGCATCAGAACTCGGAATTAAAGTTTTAAACAAATAA
- a CDS encoding 50S ribosomal protein L6: MVVAAAIRETIEVPEGVEVIIENNEVSVKGPNGEDSRKFTYPNVNIKKDDDVVVLETAFPKKKDKAMIGTTRAHINNMIVGVTDGFTYHMKIVFAHFPMTVKVQNDTVVIDNFLGERHPRTAKIVGSAKVAVKGDEVTITGINKEHVGQTMANLEQATKIKGRDPRVFQDGIYLTSKE; the protein is encoded by the coding sequence ATGGTAGTAGCTGCAGCTATAAGGGAAACAATTGAAGTCCCTGAAGGCGTTGAAGTTATAATTGAAAATAATGAGGTTTCTGTAAAAGGACCTAATGGAGAAGACTCCAGAAAATTTACTTATCCTAATGTAAATATTAAAAAGGATGATGATGTTGTTGTTTTAGAAACAGCATTTCCAAAAAAGAAAGATAAAGCAATGATTGGAACTACAAGAGCACACATTAACAATATGATTGTTGGTGTCACTGATGGTTTTACATACCACATGAAAATTGTATTTGCTCACTTTCCAATGACAGTAAAAGTTCAAAACGATACAGTAGTAATTGACAATTTCCTCGGGGAAAGACACCCAAGAACTGCTAAAATAGTAGGTTCTGCTAAAGTAGCAGTTAAAGGTGATGAGGTAACAATTACAGGTATTAATAAGGAACATGTTGGTCAAACTATGGCTAACTTAGAACAAGCAACTAAAATTAAAGGAAGAGATCCTAGAGTATTCCAAGACGGAATATACTTAACTAGCAAAGAATAA
- a CDS encoding 30S ribosomal protein S8: MSLMDPLADALTNIRNNELQVNDSCVISPASKLIGQVLSTMQKENYIGNFEYVDDNRAGKFIVELKGNINKCGVIKPRHAVKKDEFEKFEKRYLPAKNFGILIVTTPKGIMTHYEAKELGIGGRLLAYMY; this comes from the coding sequence ATGAGTCTTATGGATCCTCTTGCTGATGCTTTAACTAATATCAGAAATAACGAATTGCAAGTAAATGACTCTTGTGTTATTTCTCCTGCTTCCAAATTAATTGGACAAGTTTTAAGCACTATGCAAAAAGAGAATTATATTGGTAATTTTGAATATGTTGATGATAACAGGGCAGGAAAATTCATAGTTGAATTAAAAGGTAACATTAACAAATGTGGTGTTATCAAACCTCGTCACGCTGTTAAAAAAGATGAATTTGAGAAATTTGAAAAAAGATATTTGCCAGCAAAAAACTTTGGTATTTTAATTGTCACTACTCCTAAAGGAATTATGACTCACTATGAGGCTAAAGAATTAGGAATTGGCGGACGTTTGTTGGCTTACATGTATTAG
- a CDS encoding 30S ribosomal protein S14: MPRKYGKAAKKCSRCGDHSAMVSRYGINLCRQCFREVAPKMGFKKYN; this comes from the coding sequence TTGCCAAGAAAATACGGAAAAGCTGCAAAAAAATGTAGTCGTTGTGGAGACCATTCTGCTATGGTCAGCAGATATGGAATAAATTTATGCAGACAATGTTTTAGGGAAGTTGCTCCTAAAATGGGATTTAAAAAATATAATTAG
- a CDS encoding 50S ribosomal protein L5, giving the protein MNPMNEVRIEKATVSIGVGEAGERLERAITLLESMFDQSPVKTYSKVTNPEWGIRKRQPIACKLTLRGEKADKAIDMVLEGISRNIKPTQFDAQGNLSFGIKEHIDIPGMRYNPDIGIFGMNVSVTFEKPGYRIARRKIRQKKVPQKHRISKEETMKFMEENFKVNYVTE; this is encoded by the coding sequence ATGAACCCAATGAACGAAGTACGTATTGAAAAAGCTACTGTCAGTATTGGTGTTGGTGAAGCAGGTGAAAGATTAGAACGTGCTATTACTTTATTAGAAAGCATGTTTGACCAAAGTCCTGTAAAAACCTATTCCAAAGTTACCAATCCTGAATGGGGAATTAGAAAACGCCAACCAATTGCATGTAAATTAACTTTACGTGGCGAAAAAGCTGACAAAGCTATTGATATGGTTTTAGAAGGTATTAGTAGAAATATCAAACCTACTCAATTTGATGCTCAAGGAAACCTTTCTTTCGGTATTAAAGAACACATTGATATTCCAGGTATGAGATATAATCCTGATATCGGTATCTTCGGTATGAACGTATCTGTTACCTTTGAAAAACCAGGTTACAGAATAGCAAGAAGAAAAATCAGACAAAAGAAAGTTCCTCAAAAACATAGAATTTCTAAAGAAGAAACTATGAAATTTATGGAAGAAAACTTTAAAGTTAATTATGTAACTGAATAG
- a CDS encoding 30S ribosomal protein S4e translates to MAKMGSRKHLKRYKAPKSWPIHPKEDTWTVKPSAGSHSINDSIPLTLVIRDVLKLADNSREAKRIINSGNVLVDGRVVKDYKFPVGFMDIIGIPKTGESYRVLLDRKGRLQLDLIDDNSAKLSKIVNKSTIKGGKTQLNLHDGKNVIIDEDAYSVGDVISLKVPEQEIGEVYPLQEGATVLVTGGKHTGELGTVTEIIENKSSNPNTIIIENSSKDDFLTLKDYAFVVGTDAPSISLLEVNK, encoded by the coding sequence ATGGCTAAAATGGGATCTAGAAAACATCTTAAAAGATATAAAGCACCTAAATCTTGGCCTATTCATCCTAAAGAAGACACTTGGACTGTAAAACCTTCTGCAGGTTCACATTCCATTAATGATTCTATTCCATTAACTTTAGTTATCAGAGATGTTTTAAAATTAGCTGATAACTCCAGAGAAGCTAAAAGAATTATCAACTCTGGTAATGTTTTAGTTGATGGAAGAGTTGTTAAAGATTACAAATTCCCAGTTGGTTTCATGGATATCATTGGAATTCCAAAAACTGGTGAATCTTACAGAGTTCTTTTAGATAGAAAAGGAAGATTACAATTAGATTTAATTGATGATAATAGTGCTAAATTATCTAAAATTGTTAATAAATCTACCATTAAAGGTGGTAAAACTCAATTAAACCTTCACGATGGTAAAAATGTTATCATTGATGAAGATGCATACTCTGTTGGAGATGTAATTTCTTTAAAAGTACCTGAACAAGAAATTGGTGAAGTATATCCTTTACAAGAAGGTGCTACTGTACTTGTTACTGGTGGTAAACACACCGGTGAATTAGGTACCGTAACTGAAATTATTGAAAATAAATCTTCCAATCCAAATACTATTATTATCGAAAATAGTTCAAAAGATGATTTCTTAACTTTAAAAGATTATGCATTTGTTGTTGGTACTGATGCACCATCAATATCTTTATTGGAGGTTAATAAATGA
- the rplX gene encoding 50S ribosomal protein L24, producing the protein MSKQPRKQRKALYNAPAHARGKHLSASLSKDLRAKVGKRSLPIRTGDKVSVVRGDFKGHEGEVLSVDYTSYKVTIEDVTLSKPDGTATFLPVDPSNLVIIDADLKDDRRIKNKGDN; encoded by the coding sequence ATGTCAAAACAACCAAGAAAACAAAGAAAAGCTCTTTACAATGCTCCTGCTCACGCACGTGGAAAACATTTAAGTGCTTCTTTAAGTAAAGATTTAAGGGCAAAAGTAGGAAAAAGATCTTTACCTATTAGAACAGGAGATAAAGTTAGTGTTGTCCGTGGAGACTTTAAAGGACATGAAGGAGAAGTTCTTAGTGTAGATTACACTTCTTACAAAGTAACTATTGAAGACGTTACTTTATCAAAACCTGATGGAACTGCTACTTTCCTTCCTGTTGATCCATCTAACTTAGTAATTATTGATGCAGATTTAAAAGACGATAGAAGAATTAAAAATAAAGGAGATAATTAA
- a CDS encoding 50S ribosomal protein L14 codes for MKPLTSNVSKALPIGATLQCVDNTGAREIEIISVKGFKGVRRRLDVAGVGDLVVASVKKGTADMRREVVNAVVVRQKKEYRRADGLRVKFEDNAAVIITPEGILKGSEIRGPVAKEAADRWPSVGSAASILV; via the coding sequence ATGAAACCATTAACCTCAAATGTTTCTAAAGCATTACCAATTGGAGCAACTTTACAATGTGTTGACAACACTGGTGCACGTGAAATCGAAATTATTTCCGTAAAAGGATTTAAAGGTGTAAGAAGAAGATTAGATGTTGCTGGTGTCGGGGATTTAGTTGTTGCTTCAGTTAAAAAAGGAACTGCTGACATGAGAAGAGAAGTTGTTAATGCAGTAGTAGTTAGACAGAAAAAAGAATACAGACGTGCTGATGGTCTTCGTGTTAAATTTGAAGATAATGCAGCTGTAATCATTACTCCTGAAGGAATCTTAAAAGGTTCAGAAATTAGAGGTCCTGTTGCTAAAGAAGCAGCTGACAGATGGCCTAGTGTTGGTAGTGCAGCAAGTATTTTAGTATAA
- a CDS encoding 30S ribosomal protein S17: MVGLNVQEPETTCDDPNCPFHGTLPVRGQVLEGVVVSNKAERTITVERSYYKFIRKYERYEKRKSKINVHKPDCLNVNVGDSVKVAECRPLSKTKHFVLVEVKGE, encoded by the coding sequence ATGGTTGGGCTTAATGTTCAAGAACCAGAAACTACATGTGATGATCCTAACTGCCCTTTCCACGGAACTTTACCTGTAAGAGGTCAAGTTTTAGAAGGTGTTGTTGTAAGTAATAAAGCGGAAAGGACTATTACTGTTGAACGTAGTTACTACAAATTCATTAGAAAATATGAAAGATATGAAAAAAGGAAATCCAAAATTAACGTTCACAAACCTGATTGTTTAAATGTTAATGTTGGAGATTCCGTAAAAGTTGCAGAATGCAGACCATTGAGTAAAACTAAACATTTTGTTTTAGTTGAAGTTAAAGGAGAGTAA
- a CDS encoding ribonuclease P protein subunit, whose translation MITSKNLVHHEFIGLRVQATSEKNSSLKLIGTIIDETKNTIKIEDENKAEKIIPKKGSIFVFELPNGEKIEINGTILSIRPEDRIKKRFKKI comes from the coding sequence ATGATTACTTCTAAAAATTTGGTTCACCATGAATTCATCGGATTGAGGGTTCAGGCAACCAGTGAGAAGAATTCATCTCTTAAATTAATAGGAACAATTATTGATGAAACTAAGAATACCATTAAAATTGAGGATGAGAATAAGGCTGAAAAGATTATTCCAAAAAAAGGTTCAATTTTTGTGTTTGAACTTCCAAACGGGGAAAAAATAGAAATTAATGGTACAATTTTATCAATTCGTCCTGAAGATAGAATAAAAAAAAGATTTAAAAAAATATAA
- the yciH gene encoding stress response translation initiation inhibitor YciH: MSKICDVCGLPEELCVCEEIAREVQTLKVFTVRRRFGKLMTIIEGIDEHDIDIKELTKTLKAKCACGGTAKNGQIELQGDHKVKVKEVLSDMGFSSDTIEIRESKKNNKKRR; the protein is encoded by the coding sequence ATGTCAAAAATCTGTGATGTATGTGGGCTTCCTGAAGAACTTTGTGTTTGTGAAGAAATTGCACGTGAAGTTCAGACTCTAAAAGTTTTTACAGTTAGAAGAAGATTCGGAAAACTCATGACAATTATCGAAGGTATAGATGAACATGACATAGATATCAAAGAACTCACTAAAACACTCAAAGCTAAATGTGCTTGTGGTGGGACTGCTAAAAATGGCCAAATAGAACTTCAAGGTGACCATAAAGTTAAGGTTAAAGAAGTTTTATCTGATATGGGTTTTTCATCTGATACTATCGAAATTCGTGAATCTAAGAAGAATAATAAAAAAAGGAGATAG
- the rpmC gene encoding 50S ribosomal protein L29 has translation MAILRSKEIWDMEVDEIQDKLVELRTELSKNVSKSAAAGVVENPGKIRELKRTIARVLTILNEKQKEN, from the coding sequence ATGGCGATTTTAAGAAGTAAAGAAATTTGGGACATGGAAGTTGATGAGATTCAAGATAAATTAGTTGAACTCAGAACTGAATTATCCAAAAACGTTTCTAAAAGTGCAGCTGCTGGGGTTGTTGAAAACCCTGGAAAAATTAGAGAATTAAAAAGAACAATTGCTCGTGTTCTTACAATATTGAATGAAAAACAAAAGGAGAATTAA
- a CDS encoding 30S ribosomal protein S3: MIEKDFVQEGLRRTRIDEYLEKELERAGYGGMEVQITPLGTMVIVYAERPGMVIGRGGKNVRTITNTLKNEFGLDNPQIEVKEVEVPELNPKIMAYKISNMLQRGMHFRRVAYSTIRRIMGAGAQGVEVTISGKIRGSRSAVAKFVEGYIKKCGEPSIRLVEEGFATAELKPGVLGIYVRIMPPETVLPDSVEILPPKVIIEEDGEVIEEEIDVETEEIIEEEIIEEVEDLEELEEVVEEDSAEEVEEDDS, translated from the coding sequence ATGATAGAAAAAGATTTCGTTCAAGAAGGCCTTAGAAGAACTAGAATTGACGAATACTTAGAAAAAGAACTTGAAAGAGCTGGATACGGAGGTATGGAAGTTCAAATTACACCTTTAGGTACTATGGTTATTGTTTACGCAGAAAGACCTGGTATGGTAATTGGTAGAGGTGGAAAAAACGTAAGAACTATTACCAACACTCTTAAAAATGAATTTGGATTAGATAATCCTCAAATTGAAGTTAAAGAAGTTGAAGTTCCTGAACTCAACCCTAAAATCATGGCTTATAAAATTTCTAACATGTTACAAAGAGGTATGCACTTCAGAAGAGTTGCTTACTCCACTATTCGTAGAATTATGGGTGCAGGAGCTCAAGGTGTAGAAGTTACTATTTCTGGTAAAATCAGAGGTTCTAGATCTGCTGTAGCTAAATTTGTTGAAGGATACATTAAAAAATGTGGAGAACCTTCAATCAGATTAGTTGAAGAAGGTTTTGCTACTGCTGAATTAAAACCTGGTGTATTAGGTATTTATGTAAGAATTATGCCTCCAGAAACTGTATTGCCTGATTCTGTTGAAATCCTTCCTCCAAAAGTCATCATTGAAGAAGATGGTGAAGTTATTGAAGAAGAAATCGATGTTGAAACCGAAGAAATCATCGAAGAAGAGATTATTGAGGAAGTTGAAGATCTCGAAGAATTAGAAGAAGTTGTTGAAGAAGATTCTGCTGAAGAAGTAGAGGAAGATGATAGTTAA
- a CDS encoding 50S ribosomal protein L22: MANKYAYNKEVDEAKTARAMAKSLKISPKHSVEICSAIRGMEVVKAKAYLEDVIGMKKAVPFKRHNKKVGHRKGQEGWPSGRYPVKAAEQILKVLENAEANAEYKGMDTEKLFIEHISSHKGVVIPGYIPRAFGRMTPFNTPTTHIQIVLQEAN, encoded by the coding sequence ATGGCTAACAAATATGCTTATAATAAAGAAGTTGATGAAGCAAAAACTGCACGTGCTATGGCTAAATCCCTTAAGATTTCTCCAAAACACAGTGTTGAAATTTGCAGTGCAATCAGAGGAATGGAAGTAGTTAAAGCTAAAGCTTACTTGGAAGATGTTATTGGTATGAAAAAAGCTGTTCCTTTCAAAAGACACAACAAAAAAGTTGGTCACAGAAAAGGACAAGAAGGATGGCCTTCCGGTAGATACCCTGTAAAAGCTGCAGAACAAATTTTAAAAGTTTTAGAAAATGCTGAAGCTAATGCAGAGTACAAAGGTATGGACACTGAAAAATTATTCATTGAACATATCTCAAGCCACAAAGGTGTTGTAATTCCTGGTTACATTCCAAGAGCATTCGGAAGAATGACTCCATTCAATACCCCAACTACTCATATTCAAATTGTATTACAGGAGGCTAACTAA
- the rpsS gene encoding 30S ribosomal protein S19, translated as MARKVFKYKGYTLEELQAMSLEEVMELLPARQRRSLKRGFLPRQQIVLDKMRKLNKEGTKDGRPVVIRTHCRDMIVIPEMVGTTFGIYDGQNFVEVTIAPEMIGHYFGEYAPTRKRVQHGDPGMGATRSSMFVPLK; from the coding sequence TTGGCAAGAAAAGTATTTAAATATAAAGGTTATACTCTTGAAGAATTACAAGCTATGTCTTTAGAGGAAGTAATGGAATTACTCCCTGCAAGACAAAGAAGATCTTTAAAGAGAGGATTCTTACCAAGACAACAAATTGTTTTGGATAAAATGAGGAAATTAAATAAAGAAGGAACTAAAGATGGTCGTCCTGTTGTAATCAGGACCCACTGTAGAGACATGATTGTTATACCTGAAATGGTTGGAACCACTTTCGGTATTTATGATGGTCAAAATTTTGTAGAAGTTACTATTGCACCAGAAATGATTGGACATTACTTTGGTGAATACGCACCAACTAGAAAAAGAGTTCAACACGGTGACCCTGGTATGGGTGCTACTAGATCATCCATGTTTGTACCACTTAAATAA
- a CDS encoding 50S ribosomal protein L2: MGKRLIHQRRGRGTPAHRVASHRFKDKIRYRSYDALEKEGSIKGKVIDIVHDPARTAPIAEVKFENGEKKFILAPESIQVDDEIECGISAPIKFGNTLPLAEIPEGTPIYDIENTPGDGGRFVRSSGTYANVVTHDANQTVVELPSGELKYLNPNCRASIGVVAGGGRKDKPFLKAGKKWHAYKAKGKKFMTVRGVAMNAVDHPHGGGNRQHPGRPTTVSRHAPPGRKVGSIAAKRTGLKR, from the coding sequence ATGGGAAAACGATTAATTCATCAAAGAAGAGGTAGAGGAACTCCTGCACACCGTGTTGCTTCTCACCGTTTTAAAGATAAAATCAGATACAGATCTTACGATGCTTTAGAAAAAGAAGGCAGTATCAAAGGAAAAGTCATAGATATCGTACATGACCCAGCAAGAACTGCTCCTATTGCAGAAGTAAAATTCGAAAATGGTGAAAAGAAATTTATCTTAGCACCTGAAAGCATTCAAGTTGATGATGAAATTGAATGTGGTATTTCTGCACCAATCAAATTCGGTAATACATTACCACTTGCTGAAATTCCTGAAGGTACTCCAATTTATGATATTGAAAACACTCCTGGAGATGGAGGTCGTTTTGTAAGATCTTCTGGAACTTATGCTAATGTAGTTACTCACGATGCTAATCAAACTGTTGTTGAATTACCATCCGGGGAATTAAAATACTTAAATCCTAACTGCCGTGCTAGTATTGGTGTAGTAGCTGGTGGAGGAAGAAAAGATAAACCATTCCTTAAAGCTGGTAAAAAATGGCATGCTTATAAAGCTAAAGGTAAGAAATTCATGACTGTAAGAGGAGTAGCAATGAATGCTGTTGATCACCCTCACGGGGGAGGTAACAGACAACATCCTGGTCGTCCAACCACTGTTTCAAGACATGCACCACCAGGAAGAAAAGTTGGTTCAATTGCAGCTAAAAGAACAGGTTTAAAAAGATAG
- a CDS encoding 50S ribosomal protein L23, with protein sequence MDSYSIIIKPHVTEKTMNLIDLNNEITFVVNRKANKSQIKRAFEELYEEKVAKINTHITPKGIKVAYIKLVEEEMAEELAVRMGVF encoded by the coding sequence ATGGATTCATACTCAATTATTATTAAACCTCATGTTACTGAAAAAACCATGAACTTAATCGATTTAAACAATGAAATCACTTTTGTTGTTAATCGTAAAGCTAACAAAAGCCAAATCAAAAGAGCTTTTGAAGAGTTATATGAAGAAAAAGTTGCAAAAATTAATACTCATATCACTCCAAAAGGTATAAAAGTAGCATATATTAAACTTGTTGAAGAAGAAATGGCAGAAGAACTCGCTGTCAGAATGGGAGTATTCTAA
- the rpl4p gene encoding 50S ribosomal protein L4, translating into MKVNVYSIEGEVKEEMELPAIFDEVYRPDLIKRAVLSAQSARVQPWGNDPMAGKRTSAKGWGSGRGTARVPRIKNGSKAAFVPMAIGGRQAHPTRAEKNHHEKINIKERRFAIRSAVAATTNKEIVENRGHKVADLEQVPIIVEDDLEAVKTAKQSREIFEKLGVYDDVIRAKEGKRIRAGRGKTRGRKYKKVKGPLVVVGEDKGISLGARNHAGVDVVVVENLNAELLAPGTHPGRLTVYTKSAVEKLGGLFQ; encoded by the coding sequence ATGAAAGTTAACGTTTATTCTATTGAAGGGGAAGTAAAAGAAGAAATGGAACTTCCTGCTATTTTTGATGAAGTATACAGACCAGATTTAATCAAAAGAGCTGTACTTTCTGCTCAATCTGCTAGAGTACAACCATGGGGAAATGACCCAATGGCTGGTAAAAGAACTTCCGCAAAAGGATGGGGTTCAGGTAGAGGTACTGCAAGAGTACCAAGGATTAAAAATGGTTCAAAAGCAGCTTTCGTACCAATGGCTATTGGTGGTAGACAAGCACATCCTACTAGAGCTGAAAAAAATCATCATGAAAAAATCAACATAAAAGAAAGAAGATTTGCTATCAGATCTGCTGTTGCAGCAACAACCAATAAAGAGATTGTTGAAAACAGAGGTCACAAAGTTGCAGATTTAGAACAAGTACCTATTATTGTTGAAGATGATCTTGAAGCTGTTAAAACTGCTAAACAATCTCGTGAAATCTTCGAAAAATTAGGCGTATATGATGATGTTATTCGTGCTAAAGAAGGTAAAAGAATCAGAGCTGGTAGAGGAAAAACCAGAGGAAGAAAATACAAAAAAGTAAAAGGACCTCTTGTTGTTGTCGGTGAAGATAAAGGTATTTCCTTAGGTGCAAGAAACCATGCTGGTGTAGATGTCGTTGTGGTTGAAAACTTAAATGCTGAATTATTGGCACCAGGTACTCACCCAGGAAGACTCACTGTTTACACCAAATCAGCTGTTGAAAAGTTAGGAGGTTTATTCCAATAA
- the rpl3p gene encoding 50S ribosomal protein L3: protein MVRHHQPRKGSVAFSPRKRAAKETPRVKSWPQIDEPKLLGLAGYKVGMTHALVTDTDKNSPTNGMEVFTPITVLEVPPVVVMGIRAYEKTSRGLKVITEVLADNLDEELSRKISLPKEYNKSEAIAKIQGALENTEEIRVLVHTNPKVTSVPKKKPDIFECGIGGSNPEEKLNTALELLGNEVKASEIFNEGEFVDAIATTKGKGFQGVVKRWGIRIQYGKAVRAGKGRHVGSIGPWTPRRTMWTVAQAGQMGYHKRTEFNKRILKIASADEVDQINPDGGFVKYGLVKNDYVLVKGSLPGPSKRLVILRQPIRPNNKAEDIPQINYISTKSKQGV from the coding sequence ATGGTAAGACATCACCAGCCAAGAAAAGGGTCTGTTGCTTTTAGTCCAAGGAAAAGAGCAGCTAAAGAGACTCCTAGAGTAAAATCTTGGCCACAAATTGATGAACCAAAATTACTCGGCCTCGCAGGTTATAAAGTCGGTATGACTCATGCATTAGTCACTGATACTGATAAAAACTCTCCAACCAATGGTATGGAAGTTTTCACTCCAATAACTGTATTGGAAGTGCCTCCGGTCGTAGTAATGGGAATTAGAGCTTATGAAAAAACTTCTCGTGGTTTGAAAGTAATCACCGAAGTACTTGCAGATAATTTAGATGAAGAACTTTCAAGGAAAATTTCTCTTCCTAAAGAATACAATAAATCTGAAGCTATTGCAAAAATACAAGGTGCATTAGAAAACACAGAAGAAATTAGAGTCTTAGTACACACAAATCCAAAAGTAACTAGCGTACCTAAGAAAAAACCAGACATATTCGAATGTGGAATTGGAGGATCCAATCCTGAAGAAAAATTAAATACTGCATTAGAATTATTAGGTAATGAAGTAAAAGCTAGCGAAATCTTCAATGAAGGAGAATTTGTTGATGCAATTGCAACTACAAAAGGAAAAGGATTCCAAGGTGTAGTAAAAAGATGGGGAATTAGAATTCAATATGGTAAAGCTGTAAGAGCAGGTAAAGGTAGACACGTAGGTTCTATTGGTCCTTGGACACCAAGAAGAACAATGTGGACTGTAGCTCAAGCAGGTCAAATGGGTTACCATAAAAGAACTGAATTCAATAAAAGGATTTTAAAAATCGCATCAGCTGATGAAGTTGACCAAATCAACCCAGATGGTGGATTTGTAAAATACGGACTTGTCAAAAATGATTATGTTTTAGTAAAAGGATCCCTCCCAGGACCTTCCAAAAGATTAGTTATTTTAAGACAACCTATTAGACCTAATAATAAAGCTGAGGATATACCTCAAATAAACTATATAAGTACAAAATCTAAACAAGGGGTATAA